DNA sequence from the Streptomyces sp. NBC_01264 genome:
CCTTGGCAGGGCGTGGAGCTGATCGATCGTCAGTGTGTAGGGGGTCGGGCCCCGCACCTCCAGCCGCCAGTCCCGTACCGCCTGCCCGGTGATCCCGGCGGCCGCGGCGGTGCGGTTGACCGGGAGCCCCTGCGGTCCGTGGTCGGGATGCCGGGGCGCGAGCAGGTCGAGCCGCTTGAGCGGGGTGAAGGACTGGCCGACGGTGGTGAGGGTGACGGCTCCGACGGCCGCACCGACGCCGAGCATCAGGGAGCGCCGGTCCGGGCCGTCCTGGGCGGGGAGTTGGAGCGTGCCGGGTGACCGGCTGCTCCAATGGGCCTTGATTTCAGGCGCCTTGACCGCGAGGTGCAGGAGCAGCGAGCCGGTCACCACCCAGGCGAGCGCGAAGTGCGTCTGGATGAAGCCGAACGGCCATGGATACCACTCGGCGATGTTGAGGAGTCCGGTGAAGACCTGGAGGACGGCGGAGGCCACGAGCACCGCCACCGACAGCCGTTCCAGCCCGTGCCGGACACCGCGCACGGGGGGCCACACGAACAGCCTCGGGTACACCGCCCACAGTTTCGCCAGCAGCAGCACGATCGCCGCGAGCCCGGTGGCGATGTGCAGGCCCTGGCTGAGCCGGTAGCCCCAGACCGGGCGGCTGGGCAGCGAGTTCTCGGCCCAACCGGGCGGGTGCTGGAGGTAGTGGCTGATCAGGCCGGTCAGGAAGCAGACGGCGAAGGCGGCGCCGAGCCAGCGGCCGAGCGAGGTGGCGGTACGGGCATCGTGCAGCCGGCCGCCGAAGGAGGGCGGCCGGAACGGGAAGCGGGAGGCCGGTTCCGGCGGGACCGGGGGCGGAGGAGGCGTGGGCGGCGGGGCGGACGGAGGTGGCGGCGCGGACGGAGGCACGGGCGGAGTCATGCCCTCCATGAGAGCGCCGCCGGGCCCCGCGCGGGCGGCCCGACACCTTACGAAACGCGGACGCCGGGCCGGGTCGCCCGCCCGGCGGCGCCCCGCGCTGCCAGGCTGGCCCGTATGGACCACCCCCGCGCCCGGCCCCTCCTCACCACCGTGCTGCTGCTCGCCGCGCTGACCGCCGTTCTCGTGCCCGCCGTCCGCGAGGAGGGCTACTTCGCCGACCCGGCCCGGCTCACCTGGTGGTACGCGGCCGCCTGGACGCTGTTCGGGGCGGCCGCCTGGTCGCTGCGGCGGGTCCCGGAGCGGTACGTGGTCCCGCTCGTGCTGGCGGGTGCACTGGCCGTCTGCGCGGCGGGGCTCTCCGGGCCGCCGCTGACCAGCACCGATTCCTTCCGCTACGCCTGGGACGGGCGGGTGCAGGCCGCCGGGATCTCCCCCTACGACCACGCCCCCGCCGATCCGGCGCTGCGCACCCTGCGCGACGACTGGCTGTTCCCGCGCGGCGGGGCCGCCTGCGCCGGGCCCGACCGGGTGGCCATCGAGCCGGGGGTGTGCACCCGCATCAACCGGCCCACCGTCCACACCGTCTACCCGCCCGTCGCGGAGGGGTACTTCGGGCTGGTCCACGCCCTGTCCCCGGCGGGCGTGCGGCACAAGGCCCTGCAGACCGGCGGGGCCCTGCTGGCGCTCGCCGTCACAGGGGCGCTGCTGCTGGTCCAGCGCCGCCGGGGCGCGCGGCTCCGTACCGCCGCGTACTGGGCCTGGTGTCCGGCGGTGGCGGTGGAGGCGGTGAACAACGCACACGTGGACGTGCTCGCGGTCCTGCTGTCGGTGGCGGCGCTGGGGATGGTGGTGCGCCGACGCGCCCTCGGCGGCGCCCTGTTCGGGCTGGCGATCGCGGCGAAGCTGCTGCCCGCCGTGCTGCTGCCGGGCGCACTGGCCGGCGTACGGCGGTGGCGGGACGCGGCGGCGCTGCTGCTGCCGGCGGCCGCTGTGGTGGCCCTGACGTACCTGCCGTACGTACTGGTCTCCCGCGCGTCGGTCTTTGGTTATTTGGGCGGCTACGCCGAGGAGGAGGGGTACGAGGACCCGGGCGCGGGCGGCCGCTACGCGCTGCTGCGCCTCGTGCTCCCGGACTCCTGGTCGGTGCCCGCGGTCGCGGTCGGGATGCTGGCGGTGACGGCGTACGTCTGGCGCCGCGGGGATCCCGAACAGCCCTGGAGCGCCGCGCTGTTGGTGACGGGTACGGCGTTCCTGCTGATGACGCCGGGGTACTCCTGGTACGCGCTGCTGCTGATCGCGCTGGTGGCGCTGGACGGCCGCGCCGAGTGGCTGGGGGTGGCGCTCGCGGGGGCGGCGGCGTACGTCTCGGTGCGCGCGCTGGGCGGGGCTACGATCCCGGTGGCGTACGGGCTGGCGGGCGCGGCCGTGCTCGCGGGATGGGCGCTGCGCCGACGGGCGGCGGCCCGGGGAGGAAGGGGATTCACCCCGGACCGCCGCCGCCGCACGCTCCCCGGAGCGGTCAGCCGATGTGGAACGGGTCCCCGTAGACCTTCCAGTCCAGGGGGGTGTTGAGGTTGAGGTTGTCCTTCTTGAGCCACACCCGCTGGGCCGTGTCGACGCGGCTCGTGTCGCTGTGTGCCTCCTCCTGCTTCATCGCCCAGACCCGGGCGTCGAGGAAGGCGTTCAGCCAGGTGGTCTCGTTGCCGCCCTGGGCCGGGGGCTTGGCCTTGGTGAGGGCGCGCTTGCGGATGTTGCGGAAGCTGGTGGAGTCGCCGCCGTCGCCGTGCATGACGATGGCGTCGTAGTAGGTGAACTGCCCGAGCACGCCGACTCCGTCGGACTTGCCCTGCTTCACCGCCGGGTTGAAGTAGACGCGGTCGCGCTCGTGGTCCTGGGCCTTCTTGAAGTCGGAGTCGGAGGCCGCCTTCACCCAGTCCTTGGTGAAGTTGGGGTCGAGGCCGGCGTGCGAGTCGCTGCCGTCGACCTTCCGCAGGGCGGGCAGGTACTTGGCGAGCACGTTGCCCGGCTTGATCTGCGTGTAGTACTCGACGAGTTCGAGCATGTCGTGGGTGCCGGAACAGAACCCGATGATGCCCGCCGTGTAGCCGCGGCCGTCGTCTATGTCCTCGATGTACTTGTACTGCGCCTTCCAGTTCAGCGAGGAGTTCTCGGCGCTGGAGACGATCTGCATGGCGATGTCCTTCTTCACCGGATCGTCGAGTCCGACGGCGGCGGCCGACGCCTGCGCGGAAGCCGGAGCCGCGGCGGGGGCGGAGGCGGTCGCGTGGGCGGTGACGGGCACGGCGAGAAGGGCGGCGCCGAGCAGGGTACTTACGGCCAGTCGCTTGCGGTGGGGGGTGAACACAGTTCCTCCATGAGGGAGTTGATGCTCGGGCGACTTCGTTAGGAAACTTTACTACCAGAAGTCGCGCCACCTCAAGACCTGGGCACGACCCGCTCCTGCCGGACGGGGTTCACGATTCCCGCCCCTTGCATATGAGAGGCTGCTCGGGGCATGCTTACGCAGATGCGGCCGCCTGTGGCCACTGAAACCTCATATGCACGATCAACGGCAAGCGCGGTCCCGCGCGGGGCGAGCGCACGAGCGGGCGCACGCACGACGCGAGAACGCGAGCGACGCGGGAACGCGGGCACGCGGGCACGACGCGAGAACGCGCACGACGCAGGAAAGGAAGGCGCCGATGGCCGTCCTCGTCATCGGAGACGCACCCACCGCCGCCATCGAGGCGGCCGGGCTGCGGATCCACCCGTGCCGGCCCGACGCCGACGACCCCCTGCCGGACACCCTCGCCGGGATCGACGCGCTGATCCTCTCCCCCGGGGCCACCCCCGCCGCCCTTCCCCTCGTCGGGCCGGCGCTGGCCGCCGAAGTCCCCGTCCTCGCCCTGGGTGACGGCGCACGACTGCTCACCGAGGCGGCGGGCACGAAAGGCGCCGGAGGTGGCGGGACCCCGGGCCCGAGCACCGACCCGCTCCTCGGCGGCGGCCGCGCGCCGCACGGGTTCCGCGTGGGCGCCAGCGCCTGGGGGCTCCCCGTCCCCGGCGAGGCCGACCGCGAACTGCTGTGCCGCTTCGCCGAGTTGGTCGCCGGGCGGGCCGAAACCACCGCCACCCGCACCTTCTTCACTCCCCGGGCCGCCGCCTGGGAGGAGCGGTTCGCCTACCAGACCCCGGCCTACGAGGCCGCCGTCGCCCGGATGGGGCTGCGCCCCGGGCAGTGCGCGCTCGACCTGGGCTGCGGGCCCTGGTCGGAGCCGCCGGCACGGTGATCGGCGTCGACGTCACGCACGCCATGCTTGACGCCGCCGCCCGCGCGGGGCACGGCGGCCCGGCGCGGCTGCTGCTGGCCGACTGCGCGCGGCTCCCGCTGGCGGCCGGCGCCGTCCACGGCATCTTCGCCGCCGGGCTCCTGGACCATCTGCCGCGTCCGGCCGCCGCCCTGCGCGAGTGGGCCCGCGTCACCGCCCCCGGCGGGGAACTGCTGCTCTTCCACCCCTCCGGCCGGGCGGAGCGCGCCGCCCGCCACGGGCGCGCCGTCAGCCCCGACGACCCGCTGGCCGAACCGAACCTCCGCCCGGCCCTCGAAGCGGCGGGCTGGCACGTGGCCACGTACGAGGACGCCCCCACCCACTTCCTGATCCGCGCGACCCGCTGACCGGGCGGGGGCGGTCACGGGGCGGGGCTTCGCTCAGCCCTCGGCGCGAGCCGCGCCGCCGGCCGCGCCGTGGGCCGCCAGGCGGGCGCGCAGGCCCCGCTCCACCTCCGGCCACTCCGGACGCGTGATGCTGTACACCGCCGTATCGCGGATCCAGCCGTCCCGCATGACCATGTGGTGCCGCAGTACGCCCTCGTGCTGCGCGCCGAGCCGGGTGATCGCCGCCCGCGACTTCGCGTTCCGCACGTCCGTGAGCAGCTCGACCCGGTTCATCCCCATCGTCTCGAAGGCGTGCGTCAGCATCAGCAGCTTCGCCTCCGTGTTCGCTCCGCTCCGCTGCCGGGACGCGGCCAGGAAGGTCCAGCCGATCTCCAGTCGCCGGTTCGCGGTGTTGATCACCATCAGCCGGGTCGACCCGATGACCCGCCCCGTCGCCGCGTCCACGGTGGCGTACGGGAGCTGTGTGCCCGCCGCCCGTCCCGTGACCGCGTCCTCGATGTAGCCCCGCACGTCGTCCGGGTGCGGGACCGTGGTCACCGCGAGCTCCCACAGACTGCCGTCGCGGACCGCCTCGCACAGGCCGTCGTGGTGGCGGAGCTCCAGCGGCTCCAGCCGTACCCGCTCCCCGACCAGCTCAGCCGTCACCGTGCCGTCCGCCACCCGCTGTTCCATGCCTGGCCTGCCCGTTCTTCGTCGCCGCGCGCCAACGCAGGGACCCTACCCGGGCAGGCCGGTGCCCTTCACCCGCATTTCCCGCCGCGGTCAGAGCCAGCCGTTGCGCCGGAAGCCCCGGTGGATGACGAAGCAGGCGACGGCCATCACGCCGAGCACGAGGGGATATCCGTAGGTCCAGTGCAGTTCGGGCATGTGGTCGAAGTTCATGCCGTAGACCCCGCAGACCATCGTCGGAACGGCGACGATGGCCGCCCACGCGGTGATCTTGCGCATGTCCTCGTTCTGGGCGACGGTCACCTGCGCGAGATGGGCCTGCAGTATCGAGTCGAGGAGGGCGTCGTACGCGGTGATCTGGTCGGTGGCGCGGGTCAGATGGTCGGCGACGTCCCGGAAGTACGTGCGCATCTCCGGCGGGATGACCGGGATCGGCTGGGTGCTCAGCTGCTGGAGCGGGCGGGCCAGCGGGGCCACCGCCCTGCGCAGTTCCAGCAGTTCGCGCTTGAGCTGGTAGATCCGGCCGGCGTCCCCGCGGCCGCCGTGCTCGCTGAAGACCATGGTCTCGACGGCGTCTATGTCGTTCTGCACCGCGTCCGTGACGGCCACGTACTCGTCGACCACGTGGTCGGCCAGCGCGTGCAGGACGGAGACCGGCCCCTTGGTCAGCCGTTCGGGGAAGGTCTCCAGCTCCTCGCGCACCGACCCGAGGGTGCCGCGCCCGCCGTGCCGGATGGTGATGACGAAGTCGCTGCCGGCGAAGGCCATGAGCTCGCCGGTCTCCACCACCTCGCTGGTCGCCGTCAGTTCCTCGTGCTCCACGTACCGCACGGTCTTGAACACGGCGAAGAGGGTCTCGTCGTAGCGCTCGATCTTGGGCCGCTGGTGGGCCTGGACCGCGTCCCCGACGGCGAGCGGGTGCAGGCCGAGCAGCTCGGCGAGCCCCGCGAACTCCTCCTGCGAGGGCTCGTGCAGGCCGACCCAGACGAAGCCCTCGCCCGTCTTGCGGACGCGGCGCAGCGCCTCGCCCACATCGGCGTGGCCGTGCCCGTCCTGGCGTACGCCGTCCCGGTACACGATGCAGTTGACGACGGCGCTGCCGAGCGGGGAGCGGGCCGGGTGACTGAGGTCGACGGCCCGCCGGTAGCTGCGGCGCACGGCCCGGCGCAGGGTGCTGAACATGGACAACGGACGTACTCCCCTTCGGCGGATCAGCGGCCAGTGTGCCACCGGCACGCGCCCCGGCCGACCAGCCTGCCCCGGGCCTAGGCCCGGTCGATGAAGACGCTCGTGGACTTGACCCGTGCGGTCGCCCTCGCGCCGACCTCCAGGCCGAGTTCCTCCACGGCCTCCCGGGTCAGCAGCGACACGACGCGGTGCGGTCCGGCCTGGATCTCCACCTGTGCGTCGACCGTGCCCAGTTTCACGCCCGTCACGATGCCGGGGAAGGCGTTGCGCGCCGAGGTGTACGGGGCCCCCTCGTCGTCGCCGCCCTCCTGCGCGACCTCCACGCAGAACGCGGCGAGGTCCGGCCCGTCGACCATCCGCCGGGTGCCGTCCCGACGCGTCGG
Encoded proteins:
- a CDS encoding molybdopterin-dependent oxidoreductase → MTPPVPPSAPPPPSAPPPTPPPPPVPPEPASRFPFRPPSFGGRLHDARTATSLGRWLGAAFAVCFLTGLISHYLQHPPGWAENSLPSRPVWGYRLSQGLHIATGLAAIVLLLAKLWAVYPRLFVWPPVRGVRHGLERLSVAVLVASAVLQVFTGLLNIAEWYPWPFGFIQTHFALAWVVTGSLLLHLAVKAPEIKAHWSSRSPGTLQLPAQDGPDRRSLMLGVGAAVGAVTLTTVGQSFTPLKRLDLLAPRHPDHGPQGLPVNRTAAAAGITGQAVRDWRLEVRGPTPYTLTIDQLHALPRAQARLPIACVEGWSVEARWSGVRIRDLMARAGAPAGAGLRVTSLETGGAYRVMEMGRDYAEDPLTLLALELNGQVLSADHGYPARVIAPNRPGVLQTKWVTRLEVL
- a CDS encoding glycosyltransferase family 87 protein is translated as MDHPRARPLLTTVLLLAALTAVLVPAVREEGYFADPARLTWWYAAAWTLFGAAAWSLRRVPERYVVPLVLAGALAVCAAGLSGPPLTSTDSFRYAWDGRVQAAGISPYDHAPADPALRTLRDDWLFPRGGAACAGPDRVAIEPGVCTRINRPTVHTVYPPVAEGYFGLVHALSPAGVRHKALQTGGALLALAVTGALLLVQRRRGARLRTAAYWAWCPAVAVEAVNNAHVDVLAVLLSVAALGMVVRRRALGGALFGLAIAAKLLPAVLLPGALAGVRRWRDAAALLLPAAAVVALTYLPYVLVSRASVFGYLGGYAEEEGYEDPGAGGRYALLRLVLPDSWSVPAVAVGMLAVTAYVWRRGDPEQPWSAALLVTGTAFLLMTPGYSWYALLLIALVALDGRAEWLGVALAGAAAYVSVRALGGATIPVAYGLAGAAVLAGWALRRRAAARGGRGFTPDRRRRTLPGAVSRCGTGPRRPSSPGGC
- a CDS encoding chitosanase; its protein translation is MFTPHRKRLAVSTLLGAALLAVPVTAHATASAPAAAPASAQASAAAVGLDDPVKKDIAMQIVSSAENSSLNWKAQYKYIEDIDDGRGYTAGIIGFCSGTHDMLELVEYYTQIKPGNVLAKYLPALRKVDGSDSHAGLDPNFTKDWVKAASDSDFKKAQDHERDRVYFNPAVKQGKSDGVGVLGQFTYYDAIVMHGDGGDSTSFRNIRKRALTKAKPPAQGGNETTWLNAFLDARVWAMKQEEAHSDTSRVDTAQRVWLKKDNLNLNTPLDWKVYGDPFHIG
- a CDS encoding class I SAM-dependent methyltransferase — encoded protein: MIGVDVTHAMLDAAARAGHGGPARLLLADCARLPLAAGAVHGIFAAGLLDHLPRPAAALREWARVTAPGGELLLFHPSGRAERAARHGRAVSPDDPLAEPNLRPALEAAGWHVATYEDAPTHFLIRATR
- a CDS encoding GNAT family N-acetyltransferase, which produces MEQRVADGTVTAELVGERVRLEPLELRHHDGLCEAVRDGSLWELAVTTVPHPDDVRGYIEDAVTGRAAGTQLPYATVDAATGRVIGSTRLMVINTANRRLEIGWTFLAASRQRSGANTEAKLLMLTHAFETMGMNRVELLTDVRNAKSRAAITRLGAQHEGVLRHHMVMRDGWIRDTAVYSITRPEWPEVERGLRARLAAHGAAGGAARAEG
- the corA gene encoding magnesium/cobalt transporter CorA, yielding MFSTLRRAVRRSYRRAVDLSHPARSPLGSAVVNCIVYRDGVRQDGHGHADVGEALRRVRKTGEGFVWVGLHEPSQEEFAGLAELLGLHPLAVGDAVQAHQRPKIERYDETLFAVFKTVRYVEHEELTATSEVVETGELMAFAGSDFVITIRHGGRGTLGSVREELETFPERLTKGPVSVLHALADHVVDEYVAVTDAVQNDIDAVETMVFSEHGGRGDAGRIYQLKRELLELRRAVAPLARPLQQLSTQPIPVIPPEMRTYFRDVADHLTRATDQITAYDALLDSILQAHLAQVTVAQNEDMRKITAWAAIVAVPTMVCGVYGMNFDHMPELHWTYGYPLVLGVMAVACFVIHRGFRRNGWL
- a CDS encoding TOBE domain-containing protein, translated to MESYTIGQAARLLGVSVDTARRWADAERFPTRRDGTRRMVDGPDLAAFCVEVAQEGGDDEGAPYTSARNAFPGIVTGVKLGTVDAQVEIQAGPHRVVSLLTREAVEELGLEVGARATARVKSTSVFIDRA